Proteins encoded in a region of the Bombiscardovia apis genome:
- a CDS encoding GntR family transcriptional regulator has protein sequence MVGGIPKYVTVGNRLRSRLRGMAVGEQLPSEAELCEEYKVSRITLRRAIDDIIREGQVVRSQGKGTFKAENTAAAREVINSQIKGFYRQQVDQGRQVRTRVVASEVVHDPLIARMLGIDPSFGIVRLERLRYVNEHLQQHVVTFLSLERFPEVLQQDFSDGSLYEFLQKEYGVRLERDEVVVRVETVEGKVSRYFEVEAGTPVLAMDSTVYDSDNRVICYGEALHPPNHSEIKFVINNPTVRVEETAQ, from the coding sequence ATGGTAGGTGGCATACCCAAGTATGTGACGGTAGGCAACCGTTTACGAAGCCGGTTGCGGGGCATGGCTGTAGGGGAACAGTTGCCCTCCGAAGCTGAGCTATGCGAAGAATATAAGGTGAGCCGTATTACGCTACGGCGGGCGATTGACGACATTATTCGAGAGGGCCAAGTGGTGCGCTCGCAAGGTAAAGGCACTTTTAAGGCTGAAAATACTGCCGCTGCCCGCGAGGTTATCAATAGCCAGATTAAGGGCTTTTACCGCCAGCAAGTAGACCAAGGTCGGCAGGTGCGCACCCGGGTGGTGGCGAGCGAAGTGGTCCACGATCCCCTTATTGCGCGCATGTTGGGCATTGACCCTAGTTTTGGTATTGTCCGCTTAGAGCGCCTGCGCTATGTGAACGAGCACCTGCAACAGCATGTGGTGACGTTCTTAAGCCTGGAACGCTTCCCCGAGGTCTTGCAGCAAGATTTTTCCGATGGTTCGCTCTATGAGTTTTTACAAAAAGAATACGGTGTGCGTCTGGAGCGAGACGAAGTGGTAGTTCGGGTGGAGACTGTAGAGGGGAAAGTCTCCCGCTACTTTGAGGTGGAGGCTGGCACGCCTGTCCTCGCTATGGATTCAACTGTTTATGATTCCGATAATCGTGTAATTTGCTACGGAGAGGCTCTTCATCCACCAAACCATAGCGAGATTAAGTTCGTTATTAACAATCCCACCGTGCGCGTTGAGGAAACAGCCCAGTAG
- a CDS encoding PTS sugar transporter subunit IIB, which translates to MKILTVCSTGLGSSFMTQLNIEKALKQLGVSGVETDHMDLGSATPNDADVFFMGRDIADSGQGLGDVVALNSLIDMNEITEKVKAALERHGVQVPGKE; encoded by the coding sequence ATGAAGATCTTAACAGTATGCAGCACGGGTCTGGGCTCCAGCTTCATGACCCAACTCAATATCGAGAAGGCGCTCAAGCAGCTGGGTGTCAGCGGTGTTGAGACCGACCACATGGATTTGGGCTCTGCCACTCCCAACGACGCAGACGTATTCTTCATGGGGCGCGACATTGCTGATTCAGGTCAAGGCTTGGGTGATGTTGTGGCTCTGAACAGTCTCATCGATATGAATGAAATCACCGAAAAGGTCAAAGCTGCCCTCGAACGCCATGGTGTTCAGGTGCCCGGAAAGGAATAG
- a CDS encoding PTS ascorbate transporter subunit IIC produces the protein MNGALKILLDIFRQPSVIVALISFIGLALQRKPATDILKGTIRTFVGFLVLAAGAGVVSNALNPFGDMFQHAFHVQGVVPNNEAIVGTVLVKYGSIAALIFFFGMIVNILLSATSYFKYVYLSGHVAFYMATMITVIFVAAGFPTWQTLLFGSIAQGLVVTISPAIVQPFMKNVTGSDDVALGHTGGAGIALGGLVATLTRSKKHPSKSTEEINVPKNLSFLRDTTVIIALSMAVIYIIVAIFAGAPYIESELSDGQNFIVYSVLQAATFSAGVFIILAGVRVVLGEIVPAFKGISEHLVKNAKPALDVPVTFTFAPNAVLIGFLSSFVGGIVGMVIMAVSGSTVIIPGVVAHFMTGGATGVIGNGAGGRRGATIGAFVNGLAITFLPLFLLPVLGEVGTGSATYSDADFGVAGIFLGYLNKAGGQVAIIAGLAVVLVLLYVASYFLTKRAKTAAALSEQAGAAVEA, from the coding sequence ATGAACGGCGCTCTTAAAATCCTCCTCGACATCTTCCGGCAGCCGTCGGTTATTGTCGCTCTTATCTCCTTCATCGGTTTGGCCTTGCAGCGCAAGCCCGCCACCGACATCTTGAAGGGCACTATCCGTACCTTCGTGGGCTTCTTGGTTCTCGCGGCAGGCGCTGGCGTGGTCAGCAATGCTCTCAACCCCTTCGGCGACATGTTCCAGCATGCCTTCCATGTGCAGGGCGTGGTGCCCAACAACGAAGCAATCGTAGGCACTGTCTTGGTGAAGTACGGCTCTATCGCTGCGCTCATCTTTTTCTTTGGCATGATTGTCAACATCCTGCTCTCGGCAACTTCGTACTTTAAGTACGTCTACCTGTCGGGTCACGTGGCCTTCTACATGGCTACGATGATTACGGTTATTTTCGTGGCAGCAGGCTTCCCCACTTGGCAGACCTTGCTCTTCGGCTCCATCGCCCAGGGCCTGGTGGTTACGATTTCTCCCGCCATTGTGCAGCCCTTCATGAAGAACGTGACCGGTTCCGACGATGTGGCTTTGGGTCACACGGGCGGCGCAGGTATCGCTCTGGGCGGTTTGGTAGCAACCTTGACCCGCAGCAAGAAGCATCCCTCCAAGTCCACGGAAGAGATTAACGTACCAAAGAATCTCTCCTTCCTTCGCGACACCACGGTGATTATCGCCCTGTCAATGGCTGTGATTTACATCATCGTCGCTATCTTTGCTGGCGCTCCTTACATCGAGTCCGAGCTGAGCGACGGCCAGAACTTCATCGTTTACTCGGTGCTTCAGGCTGCAACCTTCTCGGCTGGCGTGTTTATCATCTTGGCTGGCGTGCGCGTGGTCTTGGGCGAGATTGTCCCCGCTTTCAAGGGCATCAGCGAGCATTTGGTCAAGAATGCCAAGCCTGCTCTCGATGTGCCGGTGACCTTCACCTTCGCTCCCAACGCTGTGCTGATTGGCTTCCTCTCCTCCTTCGTGGGCGGCATCGTAGGTATGGTCATCATGGCTGTTTCGGGCTCCACGGTTATCATTCCTGGCGTTGTGGCTCACTTCATGACCGGTGGCGCAACTGGCGTTATTGGCAACGGCGCAGGTGGCCGTCGCGGTGCTACGATTGGCGCTTTTGTCAACGGTTTGGCCATTACCTTCCTGCCTCTCTTCCTCCTGCCAGTTCTGGGCGAGGTCGGCACGGGCTCTGCCACATATTCCGACGCGGACTTCGGCGTGGCCGGCATCTTCCTTGGCTACCTGAACAAGGCCGGTGGTCAGGTTGCTATTATCGCAGGCTTGGCTGTCGTATTGGTCCTGCTCTACGTAGCTTCCTACTTCCTCACCAAGCGTGCTAAGACTGCTGCTGCATTGAGCGAGCAGGCTGGTGCCGCAGTAGAGGCCTAG
- a CDS encoding aldo/keto reductase — protein MKYTKLGASELTVSRACMGCMGFGDSQAGQHHWTLGEEDSRAIIKQGLEAGINFFDTAIAYQGGSSERYLGRALKDFARREDVVVATKFLPRTDEDIAAGVSGSEHIRRSLDLSLSNLGMDYVDLYIYHMWDYRTPMEEILAGLDSVVRAGKARYIGISNCYAWQLAKMNALAGAEGFPRFVSIQGHYNLIFREEEREMVPLCKQDNIALTPYSALAAGRLSRKSGESSKRLQEDAYARSKYDRTQDQDRVIIERVEQLAQRLGVSMTQVSLAWLMSKVSSPVVGMTKPTHVQGAVDATELVLSPEDCAWLEEPYLPHALVGVMAENHA, from the coding sequence GTGAAATATACCAAGTTGGGAGCGTCGGAGCTCACTGTTTCTCGGGCCTGCATGGGGTGCATGGGCTTTGGAGATTCACAAGCCGGGCAGCATCATTGGACCTTGGGCGAAGAGGACTCGCGCGCCATTATCAAGCAGGGATTAGAGGCCGGCATCAACTTCTTTGACACTGCAATCGCCTACCAGGGCGGCTCCAGCGAGCGCTACTTGGGCAGAGCACTCAAAGACTTTGCCCGGCGAGAAGACGTGGTAGTGGCCACCAAATTCCTGCCGCGCACCGACGAGGACATTGCCGCCGGCGTCTCGGGCAGCGAGCACATTCGCCGCTCCCTCGATCTCAGCTTAAGTAATCTAGGCATGGATTATGTGGACTTATACATCTATCACATGTGGGATTATCGCACGCCCATGGAAGAGATCTTAGCCGGACTCGACAGCGTAGTGCGCGCGGGAAAAGCCCGCTATATTGGCATTTCTAACTGCTACGCCTGGCAGCTGGCCAAGATGAACGCGCTGGCCGGAGCCGAAGGATTCCCCCGTTTCGTATCTATCCAAGGGCATTACAATCTGATTTTCCGCGAGGAAGAGCGCGAGATGGTGCCCCTGTGCAAGCAAGACAACATTGCCCTGACCCCTTACAGCGCTCTGGCGGCCGGTCGATTGTCTCGTAAGAGCGGCGAATCGTCCAAGCGCCTGCAAGAAGACGCTTACGCCCGCTCTAAATATGACCGCACCCAGGACCAAGACCGGGTCATCATCGAGCGCGTTGAGCAGCTGGCCCAGCGCTTGGGTGTGAGCATGACTCAGGTGTCGCTGGCTTGGCTCATGAGCAAGGTGAGCTCGCCAGTAGTGGGCATGACCAAGCCCACGCACGTGCAGGGTGCCGTTGATGCCACCGAACTGGTCTTGAGCCCTGAGGATTGCGCTTGGCTGGAAGAGCCTTACCTGCCCCATGCGCTCGTGGGAGTCATGGCCGAAAACCACGCATAA
- the gluQRS gene encoding tRNA glutamyl-Q(34) synthetase GluQRS, translating into MAGKEEAELNTGEREQVVGRMAPSPTGRMHLGNAYAALAAWLGARSAGGQVRLRIEDIDTPRVVADADRWIQDDLAWLGLDWDGPVVYQSERQDLYRQAFAGLREQYLPAASGGDSGAQQALIYPCFCSRADIRAASAPNEGDGFLVYPGTCRHLPQAQAFDQVEAGARHAWRIAVPSGGQPGSVCAFIDQIFGPQSYDLPRQVGDVVVLRSDGIMAYQLAVAVDDFDMGITQVVRGRDLLRSTAIQLWIREHLGASEPVEWAHLPLVDAADGRRLSKRYGSLDLGNLRQAGVAPEQILGLCAWFLGLQNGPEQVDLETLLEAFSWESLAKNREDKVLTADGWWSL; encoded by the coding sequence GTGGCAGGCAAGGAAGAAGCGGAATTGAATACAGGCGAGCGTGAGCAAGTAGTGGGGAGGATGGCGCCTTCTCCTACGGGGCGGATGCATTTGGGGAATGCTTATGCAGCGCTGGCGGCTTGGTTGGGGGCTCGCTCTGCTGGCGGGCAGGTGCGGCTGCGGATTGAGGATATTGATACGCCTCGCGTGGTGGCTGATGCTGACCGGTGGATTCAAGACGATTTAGCTTGGTTGGGCTTGGACTGGGACGGGCCGGTTGTTTATCAATCCGAGCGTCAAGACCTTTACCGGCAAGCTTTCGCCGGGCTTAGAGAGCAGTATTTGCCCGCAGCTAGCGGGGGTGATTCCGGGGCTCAGCAGGCACTTATCTATCCCTGCTTCTGCTCGCGGGCTGACATTCGCGCGGCTTCGGCTCCCAACGAGGGCGATGGTTTCCTTGTATATCCGGGCACGTGCAGGCATCTTCCACAGGCTCAGGCTTTCGATCAAGTAGAGGCGGGCGCTCGTCACGCTTGGCGTATCGCGGTGCCCAGCGGAGGGCAGCCGGGCTCTGTTTGTGCTTTTATCGATCAAATATTTGGGCCGCAAAGTTACGATTTGCCGAGGCAAGTGGGCGATGTGGTGGTCTTGCGCTCCGACGGCATTATGGCTTACCAGCTGGCGGTGGCCGTCGACGACTTTGATATGGGCATCACTCAGGTGGTGCGTGGGCGTGATTTGCTGCGCTCTACCGCCATTCAGCTGTGGATTCGCGAGCATTTGGGCGCTTCCGAACCGGTTGAGTGGGCCCATTTACCTTTGGTTGATGCTGCTGATGGCCGCCGACTTTCCAAGCGCTACGGTTCGCTAGATTTGGGCAATTTGCGGCAGGCGGGCGTGGCTCCAGAGCAGATTTTGGGCTTGTGCGCTTGGTTCTTGGGGCTCCAAAATGGGCCAGAGCAGGTTGATCTGGAAACCCTGCTGGAGGCTTTTAGCTGGGAATCGCTCGCCAAGAACCGCGAGGACAAGGTGCTGACTGCAGATGGGTGGTGGTCGCTCTAA
- a CDS encoding amidohydrolase family protein encodes MAIGRKEREPFALEHASVATGNADGKILHDTTIVVGSDGRIEQISPSAKAFVPAGYHHIDASGKVVAPGLINAHTHLFAEGKLIQGKDASPRQEKAALALIHSPLGKAYLAAKVRSNVKALLNSGVTTIRSLGDAGYEMVALRDKVDSDDVLGPRILASGPMLAIPGGHGDPYIALSSSTPEQARLNARINLEHGVNAIKIAATGGVTDAKEVGVAGTPQMDEESMAAICEEAHEAGVIVAAHAQSAAGVRAALKAGVDTIEHGSPMDEELVELYRHNPRALRGFSGLNSTLSACLPLVKVSQEELGISDIIRANSEQVTSGMVQGARDGHKYGISEGVGTDTGMTLVTQYNTWRELDLMVRYAGFTPAEAFHAATQVNAKNLGVDDVTGSIAIGKDADLIVLDGDPAQDLRVLEHPNLVIARGWPVWRPKVKHIAEVDRLVETF; translated from the coding sequence ATGGCAATAGGAAGAAAAGAACGCGAGCCGTTTGCGCTGGAGCATGCGAGTGTGGCCACTGGCAATGCCGACGGTAAGATTTTGCATGACACCACGATTGTGGTTGGCTCCGATGGGCGCATTGAGCAGATTTCACCTTCTGCCAAGGCCTTTGTGCCGGCGGGCTACCATCATATTGATGCCAGCGGTAAAGTTGTGGCACCGGGTCTGATCAATGCCCACACCCATCTCTTTGCTGAGGGTAAGCTCATTCAGGGCAAGGACGCTAGCCCGCGGCAAGAAAAGGCTGCGCTGGCACTGATTCATAGCCCGCTGGGCAAGGCTTATTTGGCTGCCAAGGTGCGCTCAAACGTGAAGGCTTTGCTGAACTCGGGCGTTACTACGATTCGTTCCTTGGGAGACGCTGGCTACGAAATGGTGGCCCTGCGAGACAAGGTTGATTCCGACGATGTGTTGGGGCCTCGCATCTTAGCTTCTGGACCTATGCTGGCGATTCCCGGGGGTCACGGCGACCCTTATATCGCCTTGTCTTCCTCTACTCCCGAGCAGGCTCGGCTCAACGCGCGCATTAACTTGGAACATGGCGTGAATGCTATCAAGATAGCGGCTACTGGCGGCGTGACTGACGCGAAAGAAGTGGGCGTGGCAGGCACTCCTCAGATGGACGAGGAATCGATGGCGGCCATCTGCGAAGAAGCGCACGAGGCTGGCGTTATCGTGGCTGCGCATGCCCAGAGCGCTGCTGGCGTGCGTGCGGCTCTCAAGGCTGGCGTAGACACGATTGAGCACGGAAGCCCTATGGATGAGGAACTGGTGGAACTTTATCGCCACAATCCTCGCGCCCTGCGCGGCTTCTCGGGGCTGAACTCCACGCTTTCGGCCTGCCTGCCGTTGGTTAAGGTGAGCCAAGAGGAGTTGGGCATTAGCGACATTATTCGCGCTAACTCTGAGCAAGTGACTTCCGGCATGGTGCAGGGCGCTCGCGATGGCCACAAATACGGGATTAGCGAGGGCGTGGGCACCGATACGGGTATGACGCTGGTGACGCAATACAACACTTGGCGCGAGTTAGATTTGATGGTGCGTTACGCTGGCTTTACGCCTGCCGAGGCCTTCCATGCTGCCACTCAGGTGAACGCGAAGAATCTGGGTGTCGACGACGTTACCGGTTCCATCGCCATTGGTAAAGATGCAGATTTGATTGTGCTTGACGGCGATCCGGCCCAAGACCTGCGCGTTCTTGAACATCCGAATCTGGTTATCGCTCGCGGTTGGCCAGTCTGGCGTCCTAAGGTCAAGCATATTGCAGAAGTTGACCGTTTGGTTGAGACTTTCTAA
- a CDS encoding PTS sugar transporter subunit IIA, giving the protein MWLYEILQGGKVLEEFLRPGAVLYEDNVEGWQQAVDEAAQPLLDAGTIRPEYVDAIKESIAKPGGTYMDLGSGVALAHARPEAGVVQTSLSALHVGQPFLLADDPDHPITTMFCLAAEDANKHLSLMQALATFLSSEANQERLAKVSSSQELESVLTAVEQ; this is encoded by the coding sequence ATGTGGTTGTATGAAATCTTGCAAGGAGGCAAAGTGCTCGAAGAGTTTTTGAGGCCCGGAGCAGTGCTCTACGAAGACAATGTTGAGGGTTGGCAACAGGCGGTAGACGAGGCAGCTCAGCCCTTGTTAGATGCTGGCACTATCCGCCCTGAATACGTGGACGCCATTAAGGAATCCATTGCGAAGCCAGGCGGCACTTACATGGACTTGGGCTCGGGTGTTGCCCTGGCCCACGCCAGGCCGGAAGCTGGAGTGGTGCAGACCTCTCTCTCAGCTCTGCACGTAGGCCAGCCCTTCCTCCTTGCGGATGATCCCGACCATCCAATCACTACTATGTTCTGCCTAGCTGCCGAGGATGCAAATAAGCACCTGAGTCTCATGCAGGCCCTGGCAACCTTCCTGAGTAGCGAAGCCAACCAAGAGCGTTTGGCAAAGGTGTCGAGCAGTCAGGAATTAGAATCTGTGCTCACCGCGGTTGAGCAATAA